One segment of Paraburkholderia sp. PREW-6R DNA contains the following:
- a CDS encoding cytochrome D1 domain-containing protein, protein MACCSLTLPHLAYAADNVIVLDSGEAQLTLIDPATHKVIGTEPTGKEPHHLMITPDGRSLIVADSVSNDLMFVDPHTGSVQRRVEGIEDPYQLGFSPDHKWLVTAGLRLDRVDIYHYDGQNVTLASRVPLSKTPSHMTFSSDSRTVFITLQDTGEVAAIDLASQKVLWKLPVGKTPAGLWMTPGDRYLLIGMTGEDDVAVIDMHSRQVVKKIRTGRGAHNFRNLDDGQHVAVTNRVDSTISILDYNTLTKVADITGLMPGPDDMELSADRRYLWVTFRFARHVGIIDMSTHKLVDTIAVGRSPHGLYFDNRAPVHAPNPD, encoded by the coding sequence CTGGCCTGCTGTTCACTGACCTTGCCCCACCTCGCGTACGCTGCAGACAATGTGATCGTGCTCGACTCCGGTGAAGCTCAACTCACGCTGATCGATCCAGCCACGCATAAGGTGATCGGTACGGAGCCGACCGGCAAGGAACCGCACCATCTGATGATTACGCCCGACGGCCGTTCGCTGATCGTCGCGGATTCCGTCTCCAACGACCTGATGTTCGTGGATCCGCACACGGGCAGCGTGCAACGCCGGGTCGAGGGTATTGAAGACCCGTATCAACTGGGTTTTTCGCCGGATCACAAATGGCTCGTCACAGCGGGGCTGCGGCTCGATCGGGTCGACATCTATCACTACGATGGGCAGAACGTCACGCTCGCGAGCCGCGTGCCGTTGTCGAAGACGCCAAGTCACATGACCTTCTCCTCCGACAGCCGCACGGTATTCATCACGCTGCAGGACACGGGCGAAGTCGCCGCTATCGATCTGGCCTCGCAGAAGGTGCTGTGGAAGCTGCCGGTGGGCAAGACGCCCGCGGGCTTGTGGATGACGCCAGGTGACCGCTATCTGTTGATCGGCATGACGGGCGAGGACGACGTTGCCGTCATCGACATGCACAGCAGACAGGTGGTGAAGAAAATCCGGACCGGCCGCGGCGCGCACAACTTCCGTAATCTCGACGATGGCCAGCACGTCGCCGTCACGAACCGGGTCGACAGCACGATCAGCATTCTCGATTACAACACGCTGACGAAAGTGGCTGACATCACCGGCCTGATGCCCGGCCCCGACGATATGGAACTCTCGGCAGACCGCCGCTATCTGTGGGTCACGTTCCGTTTCGCGAGGCACGTCGGCATCATCGACATGTCCACTCACAAGCTCGTCGATACGATTGCAGTGGGTCGCTCGCCGCACGGCCTTTACTTCGACAATCGCGCACCGGTCCACGCGCCCAATCCTGACTGA
- a CDS encoding amidohydrolase family protein — MTSILFRNGSLLDPRHADLLEGHEVLVEDGIIREVSDKPIKSSSAHVIDVKGKTIMPGLIDLHVHVVAVEFNLPRVATLPNVLVTLRAVPIMRAMLRRGFTTVRDAGGAGYPFKQAVESGLIEGPRLFVSGRALSQTGGHADPRARSDYMPPDAPCGCCVRVGALGRVADGVDEVRRAVREELQMGADQIKIMASGGVASPTDPVGAFGYSEDEIRAIVAEAQGRGTYVLAHAYTPAAIARAVRCGVRTIEHGNLIDDETARLVAQHGAYVVPTLVTYDALASEGEKYGLPPASIAKVADVHGAGMQSIEIMKRAGVKLGFGTDLLGEAQRLQSDEFRILAEVMSPAEVIASATLVGAEVLGMQDKLGRIMPGAHADLLVVDGNPLKSVDCLLGQGEHIPLVMKDGRIFVNELESG, encoded by the coding sequence TTGACCAGTATTCTCTTCCGTAACGGATCACTTCTCGACCCACGCCATGCCGATCTGCTGGAAGGGCATGAGGTTCTCGTCGAAGACGGCATCATTCGTGAAGTGTCCGACAAGCCGATCAAAAGCAGCAGCGCCCACGTGATCGACGTCAAAGGCAAAACGATCATGCCGGGCCTGATCGATTTGCACGTGCATGTGGTAGCGGTCGAATTCAATCTGCCGCGCGTCGCGACGCTGCCTAACGTGCTCGTCACACTGCGCGCCGTGCCGATCATGCGCGCGATGCTGCGCCGTGGTTTTACGACGGTGCGTGACGCCGGCGGCGCGGGCTATCCGTTCAAACAGGCGGTCGAGTCGGGGCTGATCGAAGGCCCGCGACTTTTCGTCTCTGGCCGTGCGCTCAGTCAGACCGGCGGTCATGCCGACCCGCGTGCGCGCTCCGATTACATGCCGCCCGATGCGCCGTGCGGATGTTGCGTACGCGTGGGCGCGCTGGGGCGCGTGGCGGATGGCGTCGACGAAGTGCGCCGGGCCGTGCGCGAGGAGCTGCAGATGGGCGCCGATCAGATCAAGATCATGGCGTCGGGCGGCGTGGCGTCGCCGACGGATCCTGTCGGTGCGTTCGGTTACTCCGAGGACGAAATTCGCGCGATCGTCGCCGAAGCGCAGGGTCGCGGGACCTATGTACTCGCTCATGCGTACACGCCAGCCGCCATTGCCCGCGCGGTGCGTTGCGGCGTCCGGACGATCGAACACGGCAACCTGATCGACGATGAGACCGCGCGCCTCGTCGCGCAGCACGGCGCCTATGTGGTGCCCACGCTGGTCACCTACGACGCGCTCGCGAGCGAAGGGGAAAAGTACGGCTTGCCGCCCGCCAGCATCGCGAAAGTGGCCGATGTGCATGGCGCCGGCATGCAGTCGATCGAGATCATGAAACGTGCGGGAGTCAAACTTGGTTTCGGCACGGACCTGCTCGGCGAAGCACAGCGTTTGCAAAGCGACGAATTCCGGATTCTCGCCGAGGTCATGTCTCCCGCGGAAGTGATCGCGAGCGCGACGCTCGTCGGCGCGGAAGTGCTCGGCATGCAGGACAAGCTCGGCAGGATCATGCCGGGCGCTCACGCCGATCTGCTCGTGGTGGACGGCAATCCGTTGAAGTCCGTCGACTGCCTGCTAGGGCAGGGCGAGCATATCCCGCTCGTGATGAAAGATGGCCGCATCTTCGTCAACGAACTCGAAAGCGGGTGA